In Selenomonas dianae, a genomic segment contains:
- a CDS encoding preprotein translocase subunit SecG — MDMERRERAKSIRAARDWLTGAENAIAGEDDLAGDLKVMLARAELARMAADRRACLRRWGLRLLPPLAAAAVLAYILWQPPAEEMSAPARAQSAEQRVEAPAPVTEKAARQESSPAEYEPPSPAERPVQQPVERVQEQPPAADASVPPPAEAVQHMPARVPDADMQRLMQVGGKILRE; from the coding sequence ATGGATATGGAGCGCAGAGAACGCGCGAAATCCATTCGTGCGGCGCGGGATTGGCTCACGGGGGCGGAGAATGCCATCGCGGGTGAGGATGATCTTGCGGGCGACCTGAAGGTCATGCTCGCGCGTGCGGAGCTTGCGCGTATGGCGGCGGATCGGCGGGCGTGTCTGCGTCGATGGGGGCTGCGGTTGCTGCCGCCGCTTGCTGCGGCGGCAGTTCTTGCATACATACTGTGGCAGCCGCCGGCGGAGGAGATGTCCGCCCCCGCTCGGGCGCAGAGCGCAGAGCAGCGCGTGGAAGCGCCTGCCCCTGTGACGGAGAAGGCGGCGCGGCAGGAGTCTTCGCCCGCCGAGTATGAGCCTCCGTCTCCTGCCGAGCGTCCTGTGCAGCAGCCGGTGGAACGCGTGCAGGAGCAGCCTCCCGCAGCCGATGCTTCTGTGCCGCCCCCTGCGGAAGCGGTGCAGCATATGCCGGCACGTGTGCCGGATGCGGATATGCAGCGTCTGATGCAGGTCGGAGGCAAAATTTTACGGGAGTAA
- a CDS encoding sigma-70 family RNA polymerase sigma factor encodes MFSDYVKKLSDVQKLTTEEERELWCAYKERGDEAARRRLIESYQPLVFREVMPYRTLPAVMDAVQEGTIGLIEAVEHYEPIRGVAFSLYAVHRVRGRIRNFLRREGQADLPCLEAQTGAAETAKELLVDVRPSVAEVVEHHALVGVLGAAMERLPTRERLVLEGVTIGGAPARTMADTLGVTPAQIYRLQKNGIRRIRGMLSRFMQHWSCDN; translated from the coding sequence ATGTTTTCGGATTATGTAAAAAAACTCTCCGATGTGCAGAAACTCACGACGGAGGAGGAGCGGGAGCTGTGGTGCGCCTACAAGGAGCGCGGCGATGAGGCGGCGCGGCGGCGGCTCATCGAGTCCTATCAGCCGCTCGTCTTTCGCGAGGTCATGCCGTATCGTACCCTGCCCGCCGTGATGGATGCGGTGCAGGAGGGGACGATCGGTCTCATTGAGGCGGTGGAGCACTATGAGCCGATACGCGGCGTGGCGTTCAGCCTCTATGCCGTGCATCGTGTGCGCGGACGTATTCGGAACTTCCTTCGCCGTGAGGGGCAGGCCGATCTGCCCTGCCTTGAGGCACAGACGGGGGCGGCGGAGACGGCAAAGGAACTGCTGGTCGATGTGCGCCCCTCCGTGGCGGAGGTGGTGGAACACCATGCGCTTGTCGGCGTGCTCGGCGCGGCGATGGAGCGACTGCCGACGCGGGAGAGACTTGTGCTTGAGGGCGTGACAATCGGCGGTGCGCCTGCGCGAACCATGGCGGACACGCTCGGCGTGACCCCTGCGCAGATCTATCGGCTGCAAAAGAACGGCATTCGCCGCATACGTGGAATGCTCTCGCGCTTCATGCAGCATTGGTCGTGTGATAATTAA